AGATGTTCCTCAAACCCCAGCCCAGATGTGTCTCCAGATGTCCCCAGccaaggtgtccccaggtgtgtccccagcccaggtgaCTCACGGTGAAGATCTCCACCATGAGGACCCAGATGTTCCTCAAACCCCACCCCAgatgtgtccccaggtgtctccagcccaggtgtgtccccagatgttcccaggtgtccccagcccaggtgaCTCACAGTGAAGATCTCCACCATGAGGACCCAGATGTCCCTCACCCCCCCAGGTGACTCACAGTGAAGATCTCCACCACGAGGACCCAGATGTTCCTCAAACCCCaccccaggtgtgtccccagcccaggtgaCTCACGGTGAAGATCTCCACCATGAGGACCCAGATGTCCCTCAAACCCCACCCCAGGTGTCTCCAGCCCAGGTGACTCATGGTGAAGATCTCCACCATGAGAACCCAGGTGTTCCTCAAACCCCaccccagatgtccccaggtgtccccagcccaggtgaCTCACGGTGAAGATCTCCACGATGTCGTTGGAGGTTGTCCTCACGGGGTCCACGTCCTTCTCGCTCAGGACCCGCATGAGGCTGACGCCGTCGGTCTCCAGGATCCACTCCTGGAGCGCCTTGAACTCCCCGTCCTCGGTGATGATGATCTTCTTCTTGTTGTCCGTCTGCGGCAGGTGCATGTACACCTGGCCAGGTGGGGACAGGGGTCACCAGGGGCCACCACGGGCCACCATGGGCCACCACGGGTCACCACGGGTCACCACGGGCCACCACAGGTCACCATGGGCCACCACAGGTCACCATGGGCCAATATGGGTCACCACAGGTCACCATGGTGTCACCACGGGTCACCATGGGCCAATATGGGCCACCACAGGTCACCATGGTGTCACCACAGGTCACCATGGGTCACCACGGGTCACCATGGGCCACCGTGGGCCATCACGGATCACCATGGGCCACCACGGGTCACCACGGGTCACCATGGGCCACCACGGGCCACCACGGGTCACCATGGTGTCACCACAGGCCACCACGGGTCACCACGGGCCAGCACAGGTCACCACGGGTCACCATAGGCCACCACGGGTCACCATGGGTCACCATGGGCCAATATGGGTCACCACTGGTCACTGCAGGTCACCACAGGTCACCATGGGTCACCATGGGTCACCACGGGTCACCACTGGTCACCACAGGTCACCATGGGTCACCACGGGTCACCATGGGCCACCACAGGTCACTACGGGTCACCATGGTGTCACCACAGGTCACTGCGGGTCACCACGGGTCACCACGGGTCACCATGGAGTCACCACGGGTCACCATGGGTCACCATGGGCCAGCACAGGTCACCACAGGTCACCATGTGTCACCATGGGGTCACCATGGGTCACCACTGGTCACCACGGGTCACCATAGACCACCATGGGCCACCACGGGTCACCATGGGCCACCATAGGCCACCACAGCTGTCCTAGATCTTCTAAAGGTCTCCTGGAACCTCCTAAAGGTCACCCCAGAATTCTCCAGGTGTCCCTGGGAACGCCTCCAGatgtccccaaacccctccaggtgtccccaaacCCCNNNNNNNNNNNNNNNNNNNNNNNNNNNNNNNNNNNNNNNNNNNNNNNNNNNNNNNNNNNNNNNNNNNNNNNNNNNNNNNNNNNNNNNNNNNNNNNNNNNNNNNNNNNNNNNNNNNNNNNNNNNNNNNNNNNNNNNNNNNNNNNNNNNNNNNNNNNNNNNNNNNNNNNNNNNNNNNNNNNNNNNNNNNNNNNNNNNNNNNNNNNNNNNNNNNNNNNNNNNNNNNNNNNNNNNNNNNNNNNNNNNNNNNNNNNNNNNNNNNNNNNNNNNNNNNNNNNNNNNNNNNNNNNNNNNNNNNNNNNNNNNNNNNNNNNNNNNNNNNNNNNNNNNNNNNNNNNNNNNNNNNNNNNNNNNNNNNNNNNNNNNNNNNNNNNNNNNNNNNNNNNNNNNNNNNNNNNNNNNNNNNNNNNNNNNNNNNNNNNNNNNNNNNNNNNNNNNNNNNNNNNNNNNNNNNNNNNNNNNNNNNNNNNNNNNNNNNNNNNNNNNNNNNNNNNNNNNNNNNNNNNNNNNNNNNNNNNNNNNNNNNNNNNNNNNNNNNNNNNNNNNNNNNNNNNNNNNNNNNNNNNNNNNNNNNNNNNNNNNNNNNNNNNNNNNNNNNNNNNNNNNNNNNNNNNNNNNNNNNNNNNNNNNNNNNNNNNNNNNNNNNNNNNNNNNNNNNNNNNNNNNNNNNNNNNNNNNNNNNNNNNNNNNNNNNNNNNNNNNNNNNNNNNNNNNNNNNNNNNNNNNNNNNNNNNNNNNNNNNNNNNNNNNNNNNNNNNNNNNNNNNNNNNNNNNNNNNNNNNNNNNNNNNNNNNNNNNNNNNNNNNNNNNNNNNNNNNNNNNNNNNNNNNNNNNNNNNNNNNNNNNNNNNNNNNNNNNNNNNNNNNNNNNNNNNNNNNNNNNNNNNNNNNNNNNNNNNNNNNNNNNNNNNNNNNNNNNNNNNNNNNNNNNNNNNNNNNNNNNNNNNNNNNNNNNNNNNNNNNNNNNNNNNNNNNNNNNNNNNNNNNNNNNNNNNNNNNNNNNNNNNNNNNNNNNNNNNNNNNNNNNNNNNNNNNNNNNNNNNNNNNNNNNNNNNNNNNNNNNNNNNNNNNNNNNNNNNNNNNNNNNNNNNNNNNNNNNNNNNNNNNNNNNNNNNNNNNNNNNNNNNNNNNNNNNNNNNNNNNNNNNNNNNNNNNNNNNNNNNNNNNNNNNNNNNNNNNNNNNNNNNNNNNNNNNNNNNNNNNNNNNNNNNNNNNNNNNNNNNNNNNNNNNNNNNNNNNNNNNNNNNNNNNNNNNNNNNNNNNNNNNNNNNNNNNNNNNNNNNNNNNNNNNNNNNNNNNNNNNNNNNNNNNNNNNNNNNNNNNNNNNNNNNNNNNNNNNNNNNNNNNNNNNNNNNNNNNNNNNNNNNNNNNNNNNNNNNNNNNNNNNNNNNNNNNNNNNNNNNNNNNNNNNNNNNNNNNNNNNNNNNNNNNNNNNNNNNNNNNNNNNNNNNNNNNNNNNNNNNNNNNNNNNNNNNNNNNNNNNNNNNNNNNNNNNNNNNNNNNNNNNNNNNNNNNNNNNNNNNNNNNNNNNNNNNNNNNNNNNNNNNNNNNNNNNNNNNNNNNNNNNNNNNNNNNNNNNNNNNNNNNNNNNNNNNNNNNNNNNNNNNNNNNNNNNNNNNNNNNNNNNNNNNNNNNNNNNNNNNNNNNNNNNNNNNNNNNNNNNNNNNNNNNNNNNNNNNNNNNNNNNNNNNNNNNNNNNNNNNNNNNNNNNNNNNNNNNNNNNNNNNNNNNNNNNNNNNNNNNNNNNNNNNNNNNNNNNNNNNNNNNNNNNNNNNNNNNNNNNNNNNNNNNNNNNNNNNNNNNNNNNNNNNNNNNNNNNNNNNNNNNNNNNNNNNNNNNNNNNNNNNNNNNNNNNNNNNNNNNNNNNNNNNNNNNNNNNNNNNNNNNNNNNNNNNNNNNNNNNNNNNNNNNNNNNNNNNNNNNNNNNNNNNNNNNNNNNNNNNNNNNNNNNNNNNNNNNNNNNNNNNNNNNNNNNNNNNNNNNNNNNNNNNNNNNNNNNNNNNNNNNNNNNNNNNNNNNNNNNNNNNNNNNNNNNNNNNNNNNNNNNNNNNNNNNNNNNNNNNNNNNNNNNNNNNNNNNNNNNNNNNNNNNNNNNNNNNNNNNNNNNNNNNNNNNNNNNNNNNNNNNNNNNNNNNNNNNNNNNNNNNNNNNNNNNNNNNNNNNNNNNNNNNNNNNNNNNNNNNNNNNNNNNNNNNNNNNNNNNNNNNNNNNNNNNNNNNNNNNNNNNNNNNNNNNNNNNNNNNNNNNNNNNNNNNNNNNNNNNNNNNNNNNNNNNNNNNNNNNNNNNNNNNNNNNNNNNNNNNNNNNNNNNNNNNNNNNNNNNNNNNNNNNNNNNNNNNNNNNNNNNNNNNNNNNNNNNNNNNNNNNNNNNNNNNNNNNNNNNNNNNNNNNNNNNNNNNNNNNNNNNNNNNNNNNNNNNNNNNNNNNNNNNNNNNNNNNNNNNNNNNNNNNNNNNNNNNNNNNNNNNNNNNNNNNNNNNNNNNNNNNNNNNNNNNNNNNNNNNNNNNNNNNNNNNNNNNNNNNNNNNNNNNNNNNNNNNNNNNNNNNNNNNNNNNNNNNNNNNNNNNNNNNNNNNNNNNNNNNNNNNNNNNNNNNNNNNNNNNNNNNNNNNNNNNNNNNNNNNNNNNNNNNNNNNNNNNNNNNNNNNNNNNNNNNNNNNNNNNNNNNNNNNNNNNNNNNNNNNNNNNNNNNNNNNNNNNNNNNNNNNNNNNNNNNNNNNNNNNNNNNNNNNNNNNNNNNNNNNNNNNNNNNNNNNNNNNNNNNNNNNNNNNNNNNNNNNNNNNNNNNNNNNNNNNNNNNNNNNNNNNNNNNNNNNNNNNNNNNNNNNNNNNNNNNNNNNNNNNNNNNNNNNNNNNNNNNNNNNNNNNNNNNNNNNNNNNNNNNNNNNNNNNNNNNNNNNNNNNNNNNNNNNNNNNNNNNNNNNNNNNNGATGGAGCCCGCCCCACCCACCGGCGTTGATCTTCTCGGCGATCTGCTCCATGGTGAGCTTGCGGTCGGTCATGTGCTTGCGGTCGAGCTCCACGCGCAGCAGCCAGGGCGAGATGCGGCTGACGTCGAAGTCGGGCATCTCGTAGTAGACGTTGACCCACTCCTGGTCCTCGGCCACCACCGTGCTCTGAGGGTTGGGGTCGTAGTAGATGGCGGTGTTGGCCGTCACCTTGCGCAGCGTGGTGTGCTCCAGGCGGCACAGGATGTCCTGGGGACAAcggggacattggggacagtCAGGGGACAtcattggggacattggggacatcaggggacattggggacattggggtcGTGGTGTGCTCCAGGCAGCACAGGATGTCCTGGGGACAATGGGGACAGTCAGGGGACATCAGGGGACATCAGGGGACATTGGGGTCATGGTGTGCTCCAGGCGGCACAGGAtgtcctggggacagtggggacattggggacagtcaggggacattggggacattggggacattggggtcATGGTGTGCTCCAGGCGGCACAGGATGTCCtagggacagtggggacagtcaggggacattggggacagtCAGGGGACATCAGGaacattggggacattggggacattggaGACATTGGGGGACAGTcaggggacattggggacactggggacattggggacattggggtcATGGTGTGCTCCAGGTGGCACAGGAtgtcctggggacagtggggacagtcaggggacattggggacactggggacattggggacatcatcagggacattggggacattggggacactggggacattggggacattggggacactggggacattggggacattggggacattggggacactggggacattggggacattggggacatggTGTGCTCCAGACGGCACAGGAtgtcctggggacagtggggacagtcaggggacattggggacatcatTGGGGACATCATTGGGGACAtcattggggacattggggacagtCAGGGGACATTGGGGATATTGGGGGcacattggggacattggggacatcagGTGACGTTGGGGACATTGAGGACATTGaggacattggggacattggggacattggggacagtcaggggacattggggacagtggggacacgGTGGCACAGAATGTCCTGAGGGAACAGGGACATGGGAACATGGaagacatggggacacaggtgacacaAAGCCACAGGGCCACCATGGGGACATGAAGCCATGAGGCCACCAAGGAGCCACCACGGGGCTGTGAGGACACAAAGCCACATGGAGCCACATGAGGACACGAAGCCACAGGGCCACCACGGGGTTTTGAGGACAGAGGTGACACAAAGCCATGAGGCCACCAAGGAGCCACCATGGGGCTGTGAGGACAGAGGTGACACAAAACCATGGGGCCACCACGGGGCTGTGAGGACACAAAGCCACATGGCCACCATGGGGCCACCATGGGGCTGTGAGGACAGAGGTGACACAAAACCATGGGGCCACCACAGGGCTGTGAGGACACCAACCCACATGGCCACGAGGACATGAAGCCACGAGGCCACCATGAGGACATGAAGCCACAGGGCCACCATGAGGACATGAAGCCACGAGGCCACCATGAGGACATGAAGCCATGGGGCCACCACAGGGCTGTGAGGACACCAACCCACATGGCCACCACCAGACCACCCCACCCAACCAGAACCCCCCAGAGCTCCGGTTCCCCGGTGGTTCCCCGACTGTTCCCCGGTGGTTCCCCGCGGTTCCCAGCGGTTCCCTGGTGGTTCCCTGGTGGTTCCCCACGGttcccagctgttccctggtGGTTCCCTGTGGTTCCCCGCGGTTCCTCAGCTGTTCCTCGGTGGTTCCCCAGCTGTTCCCCACGGTTCCCCAGCTGTTCCCCGTGGTTCCCTGGCTGTTCCTCAGTGGTTCCCCAGTGGTTCCCCGGTGGTTCCCCGTGGTTCCCCGGCTGTTCCCAGCAGTTCCCCGGCTGTTCCCAGCAGTTCCCCGGCTGTTCCCAGCAGTTCCCCGGCTGTTCCCCGGCTGTTCCCCGTGGTTCCCCAGCCGTTCCCCACGGTTCCCTGACTGTTCCCCGGCTGTTCCCCGTGGTTCCCAGCAGTTCCCCGACTGTTCCCCGGTGGTTCCCCGCGGTTCCCTGGCAGTTTCCCATGGTTCCCTGCAGATCCCTGGTGGTTCCCCGTGGTTCCCGGTGGTTCCCTGTGGTTCCCCAGCCGTTCCCCGTGGTTCCCCACAGTTCCCCAGCTGTTCCCCGTGGTTCCCTGGCAGTTCCCCGTGGTTCCCTGCAGTTCCCTGGCTGTTCCCCGTGGTTCCCCGGCTGTTCCCTGGTGGTTCCCCACGGTTCCCCGGCTGTTCCCCACGGTTCNNNNNNNNNNNNNNNNNNNNNNNNNNNNNNNNNNNNNNNNNNNNNNNNNNNNNNNtggggacattggggacattggggacattggggacattggggacacgGTGGCACAGGATGTCCTGAGGGAACAGGGACATGGGAACATGGAAgacatggggacacagaggtgacacaaaGCCACAGGATGCCACCATGGGGACATGAAGCCATGGGGCCACCACAGGGCTGTGAGaacagaggtgacacagagcCATGAGGCCACCAAGGAGCCACCACGGGGCCGTGAGGACACCAACCCACAGGGCCACCAAGGGGACACGAAGCCACGGGGCCACCATGGGGACATGAAGCCACAGGGCCACCATGGGGACACAAAGCCACAGGGCCACCATGGGGACACGAAGCCACGGGGCCACCATGGGGACATGAAGCCACGGGGCCACCACGGGGACATGAAGCCACGGGGCCACCATAAGGACATGAAGCCACAGGGCCACCATGGGGACATGAAGCCACAGGGCCACCATAAGGACATGAAGCCACAGGGCCACCATGGGGACACAAAGCCACAGGGCCACCATAAGGACATGAAGCCACAGGGCCACCATGGGGACACAAAGCCACAGGGCCACCATGGGGACACGAAGCCACGGGGCCACCATGGGGACATGAAGCCATGGGGCCACCATGGGGACACGAAGCCACGGGGCCACCATGAGGACATGAAGCCACATGGCCACCATGGGGACACGAAGCCACGGGGCCACCATGAGGACACGAAGCCACGGGGCCACCATGAGGACACGAAGCCACGGGGCCACCATGAGGACACGAAGCCACGGGGCCACCATGGGGACACGAAGCCACGGGGCCACCAAGGGGACACGAAGCCACGGGGCCACCATGAGGACATGAAGCCACGGGGCCACCATGGGGACACGAAGCCACGGGGCCACCATGAGGACACGAAGCCACATGGCCACCATGAGGACATGAAGCCATGGGGCCACCATGGGGACATGAAGCCACGGGGCCACCACGGGGACATGAAGCCACGGGGCCACCATGAGGACACAAAGCCACAGGGCCACCATGAGGACATGAAGCCACGGGGCCACCACGGGGCTGTGAGGACACCAACCCACATGGCCACCACCAGaccaccccaccccaccagaaacccccagagctctggttcCCCGGCTGTTCCTCGGCTGTTCCCTGTGGTTCCCCGGCTGTTCCCCAGCTGTTCCCCGGTGGTTCCCTGTGGTTCCCCGGCTGTTCCCCGTGGTTCCCCGGTGGTTCCCTGCAGTTCCCTGGTGGTTTCCCACGGTTCCCAGCAGTTCCCCGTGGTTCCCAGCTGTTCCCCGGCTGTTCCCGGCTGTTCCCCAGTGGTTCCCCGGCTGTTCCCGGCTGTTCCCTGTGGTTCCCCGACTGTTTCCCCGCTGTTCCCCGGTGGTTCCCCAGCGCTTCCCTGGCTGTTCCCCGGCCGTTCCCCGGTGGTTCCCCAGCGGTTCCCTGGCTGTTCCCCAGCCGTTCCCCGGCTGTTCCCCGTGGTTCCCAGTGGTTCCCAGCTGTTCCCCGCGGTTCCCCAGCCGTTCCCTGGTGGTTCCCCGGTGGTTCCCAGCTGTTCCCCACGGTTCCCAGCGGTTCCCAGTGGTTCCCCGCAGTTCCCGGTGGTTCCCCGCAGTTCCCCGCGGTTCCCCGTGGTTCCCTGGCTGTTCCCCGTGGTTCCCCGGCTGTTCCCCACGGTTCCCCAGCCGTTCCCTGTGGTTCCCTGGCTGTTCCCCACGGTTCCTGGTGGTTCCCCGCAGTTCCCCGGTGGTTCCCCGTGGTTCCCTGGCTGTTCCCGGCCGTTCCCCACGGTTCCCCGGTGGTTCCCAGCAGTTCCCCGTGGTTTCCTGCGGTTCCCAGCAGTTCCCCAGCTGTTCCCAGTGGTtccccagctgttccctggctgTTCCCGGCTGTTCCCCAGTGGTTCCCCGGCTGTTCCCGGCTGTTCCCTGTGGTTCCCCGACTGTTCCCCGTGGTTCCCCGACTGTTTCCCCGCTGTTCCCCGGTGGTTCCCCAGTGGTTCCCGGTGGTTCCCCGCAGTTCCCCGGTGGTTCCCCGTGGTTCCCTGGCTGTTCCCGGCTGTTCCCCACGGTTCCCCCCAGCTGCCCAGCGTTGTTCCCCAGCAGTTCCCCGGCTGTTCCCGGCTGTTCCCCGCAGTtccccagctgttccccagcGGTTCCCCGGCTGTTCCCGGCTGTTCCCTGTGGTTCCCCGACTGTTTCCCCGCTGTTCCCCGGTGGTTCCCCAGCGGTTCCCTGGCTGTTCCCCAGCCGTTCCCCAGCTGTTCCCCGTGGTTCCCAGTGGTTCCCAGCTGTTCCCCGCGGTTCCCAGCGGTTCCCAGTGGTTCCCTGCAGTTCCCTGGTGGTTTCCTCGTGGTTCCCAGTGGTTCCCAGCAGTTCCCCGTGGTTCCCCGTGGTTCCCCAGCGGTTCCCGGCTGTTCCCTGGTGGTTCCCCGACTGT
This genomic interval from Parus major isolate Abel unplaced genomic scaffold, Parus_major1.1 Scaffold636, whole genome shotgun sequence contains the following:
- the LOC107199383 gene encoding DNA-directed RNA polymerase II subunit RPB1-like codes for the protein MVGALAAQSLGEPATQMTLNTFHYAGVSAKNVTLGVPRLKELINISKKPKTPSLTVFLLGQSARDAERAKDILCRLEHTTLRKVTANTAIYYDPNPQSTVVAEDQEWVNVYYEMPDFDVSRISPWLLRVELDRKHMTDRKLTMEQIAEKINAGGDLWWPMVTRGDPW